Proteins from a genomic interval of Rhodococcoides fascians A25f:
- a CDS encoding 4-hydroxybenzoate 3-monooxygenase yields MRTQVAIIGAGPAGLLLSHLLGEQGIDSIVIESRTQDYVLARIRAGILEHSTVQLLDEHGLGERLHREGHEHRGIYLQWPEERHHIDFRDLVDRSVWVYGQTEVTKDLVAAREKAGQQIYYDVSDTALHDVESDNPYVTFTDASGNAMRIDADVIAGCDGSFGPSRAAMPDAVRNTWERVYPYSWLGVLADVAPSTDELIYAWHQDGFAMHSMRSSTVSRLYLQVPNGTDIDTWSDDRIWDALADRLGHGQNGWTLNPGPITEKSVLPMRSYVQTPMRHGNLFLAGDAAHIVPPTGAKGLNLAVADVALLAPALAQMLRGKGTESADTYSDTALRRVWRCTHFSWWMTTMLHTGDDPFDAQLQLSQLKWVASSEAGAMGLAENYAGLPIGF; encoded by the coding sequence ATGCGTACACAGGTTGCCATCATCGGTGCAGGGCCCGCGGGTCTGCTGCTGTCCCACCTGCTCGGCGAGCAGGGGATCGACTCCATCGTGATCGAGTCGCGTACTCAGGACTACGTGCTCGCCCGGATCCGAGCCGGAATTCTCGAGCATTCGACGGTCCAGTTGCTCGACGAACATGGACTCGGGGAGCGCCTGCACCGCGAGGGCCACGAGCATCGCGGTATCTATCTGCAGTGGCCGGAAGAGCGGCACCACATCGACTTTCGTGATCTGGTGGACCGAAGCGTGTGGGTCTACGGGCAGACCGAGGTCACGAAGGATCTCGTGGCGGCACGCGAGAAGGCCGGCCAGCAGATCTACTACGACGTCTCCGATACCGCGCTGCACGACGTCGAATCCGACAACCCCTACGTCACTTTCACGGACGCGTCGGGCAACGCGATGCGGATCGACGCGGACGTCATCGCCGGATGCGACGGCTCCTTCGGGCCGAGTCGTGCTGCCATGCCCGATGCTGTCCGCAACACGTGGGAACGGGTGTACCCGTACTCCTGGCTCGGAGTTCTCGCCGACGTCGCGCCGTCGACGGACGAGTTGATCTACGCCTGGCATCAGGACGGCTTCGCCATGCACTCGATGCGATCGTCGACGGTCAGTCGGTTGTATCTGCAGGTGCCGAACGGGACCGATATCGACACCTGGTCCGACGATCGAATCTGGGATGCGTTGGCAGACAGGCTCGGACACGGTCAGAACGGGTGGACGCTGAACCCGGGACCGATCACCGAGAAGAGCGTGCTGCCGATGCGCAGTTACGTGCAGACACCGATGCGACACGGCAATCTGTTTCTGGCAGGCGACGCAGCGCATATCGTGCCGCCCACGGGTGCAAAGGGTCTGAACCTTGCGGTTGCCGATGTGGCTCTACTGGCACCGGCCCTGGCCCAGATGCTGCGGGGGAAGGGGACCGAGAGTGCTGACACGTACAGCGACACGGCACTTCGACGCGTCTGGCGTTGCACGCACTTCTCGTGGTGGATGACGACGATGCTGCACACGGGCGACGACCCGTTCGATGCGCAGTTGCAGCTCTCGCAGCTGAAGTGGGTGGCTTCCAGCGAAGCGGGCGCCATGGGACTGGCGGAGAACTACGCCGGTTTGCCGATCGGGTTCTGA
- a CDS encoding amidase, translating to MRIDEYRKHDGLGLAELVANGEVTPRELLDCASAQAKSVNPALNAIVRPMREQADEQLTGTLEGPFAGVPFLIKDLSQDYAGLPTASGSRSLTDLPMPEHSTVVQRWLDAGLVIFGKTNTPEFGAKGITEPTVFGPTRNPWDHSRTPGGSSGGSAAAVAAGFVPVAGANDGGGSIRIPAACCGLVGLKPGRGLVPSGPTFGEAMHGAAVQGVVSRSVRDTAAMLDVLAGGEATSGYSPARPDGTFLSRTGKDPKPLRIGMYAATSVNPAPDAQAVAAMEQAAKIATDLGHTVELLDASPYDDTSLNREFLLAWFTYMAWEMDEVKRRTGCGDDKFERDTRIMAALGRSASGVDYLEAVEGRHKHVRALATYFETYDLLLTPTLAELPPKIGAFELAKPLQLASELLLRSRTAGVLRYTGIVDQMIDDNISWIPYTQLANVTGRPALSLPVHWTPDGLPMGAHFTAPLGGEGLLVQLAGQIERAAPWTHRYEALD from the coding sequence ATGCGTATCGACGAGTATCGGAAGCACGACGGGCTCGGGCTGGCAGAGCTGGTGGCCAACGGCGAGGTCACGCCCCGTGAGCTACTCGATTGTGCATCGGCGCAAGCGAAGTCGGTGAACCCGGCTCTCAACGCGATCGTACGTCCGATGCGGGAGCAAGCCGACGAGCAGCTTACCGGAACGCTCGAAGGCCCGTTCGCAGGAGTGCCGTTTCTGATCAAGGATCTCTCGCAGGACTACGCCGGGCTGCCTACTGCGAGTGGTTCCCGTTCGTTGACGGACCTGCCGATGCCCGAACATTCCACGGTGGTGCAGCGCTGGCTCGATGCCGGCCTCGTCATCTTCGGAAAGACGAACACCCCGGAGTTCGGTGCCAAGGGGATCACCGAGCCGACGGTGTTCGGCCCCACTCGGAACCCGTGGGACCACAGCAGAACTCCCGGTGGTTCCTCGGGTGGATCCGCTGCGGCGGTCGCGGCCGGATTCGTCCCGGTGGCGGGAGCGAACGACGGCGGCGGTTCGATTCGCATTCCTGCGGCGTGCTGCGGACTGGTCGGACTCAAGCCGGGCCGCGGACTGGTGCCGTCGGGCCCCACGTTCGGTGAGGCGATGCACGGGGCAGCGGTACAGGGTGTGGTCTCGCGGTCGGTACGAGACACGGCAGCGATGCTCGACGTACTGGCGGGCGGCGAGGCGACCTCCGGCTACTCGCCTGCCCGGCCGGATGGCACCTTTCTGTCTCGAACGGGCAAGGACCCCAAGCCTTTACGCATCGGAATGTATGCGGCCACGTCGGTGAATCCAGCGCCGGACGCGCAGGCTGTCGCCGCGATGGAACAGGCGGCGAAGATTGCGACCGACCTCGGCCACACCGTCGAACTTCTCGATGCCTCGCCGTACGACGACACGAGCCTCAATCGCGAATTTCTGCTGGCCTGGTTCACCTACATGGCCTGGGAGATGGACGAAGTCAAGCGCAGAACCGGTTGCGGCGACGACAAATTCGAGCGTGATACCCGAATCATGGCCGCGCTGGGCAGATCCGCCAGCGGTGTCGACTACCTCGAGGCGGTGGAAGGCCGGCACAAGCATGTGCGCGCGCTGGCAACGTACTTCGAGACGTACGATCTGCTGCTGACGCCCACCCTTGCCGAGCTACCCCCGAAGATCGGCGCGTTCGAGCTCGCGAAGCCGCTGCAGCTGGCGTCGGAGTTGTTGTTGCGCAGTAGAACTGCTGGGGTCCTGCGATACACGGGCATCGTCGATCAGATGATCGACGACAACATCTCGTGGATTCCGTACACCCAGTTGGCGAACGTCACCGGACGTCCGGCGCTGTCGCTTCCCGTGCATTGGACACCGGACGGTCTCCCGATGGGCGCGCACTTCACCGCACCTCTGGGGGGAGAAGGGCTGCTCGTCCAACTCGCCGGCCAGATCGAACGAGCAGCACCCTGGACGCATCGTTACGAGGCCCTCGACTAG
- a CDS encoding NAD(P)H-binding protein yields the protein MRVLVTGATGYIGSRLIPVLLEQGHEVHAAMRDPAKKSRFAWGAQVTAVHFDLDEHETFDTATADVDAVVYLVHSMDEGDFVEKDRHAAQSMAAAAERNGLQRIVYLSGLIPDDDTPLSDHLRSRLQVEETFLDSSVDATVLRAAIILGSGSTSFELVRRMTERLPLTPIPTWMRRQVQPIAVGDVVAIIARALGDTARPGSFDIGGTETMSYPELLQAYGSVAGLRRAQIPVPLLPTGLVGRAVAIITGMPPGTVISLVDSLTHDMVVRRGNAATEVFADPDTTPMRVREALQRSITVVADEGTDAHADPQAAADTDPDWAGGVVDIVDGQVRQRPSGILGKAQLGATR from the coding sequence ATGCGAGTACTGGTCACCGGCGCAACCGGATACATCGGGTCTCGGCTGATCCCCGTGCTCCTCGAGCAGGGCCACGAGGTCCACGCGGCGATGCGTGACCCCGCGAAGAAGTCGCGCTTCGCATGGGGTGCCCAGGTCACCGCCGTGCATTTCGACCTCGACGAGCACGAGACCTTCGATACCGCGACGGCAGATGTCGACGCTGTCGTCTACCTCGTGCACTCGATGGACGAGGGAGACTTCGTCGAGAAAGATCGCCACGCGGCACAGTCCATGGCCGCCGCAGCCGAACGCAACGGCCTACAACGGATCGTCTACCTCTCCGGTCTCATCCCCGACGACGACACGCCGTTGTCGGACCATCTGCGCTCACGACTACAGGTCGAGGAAACGTTCCTCGACAGCTCCGTCGATGCCACCGTGCTGCGCGCGGCCATCATTCTCGGCTCCGGATCGACGTCCTTCGAGTTGGTTCGACGTATGACCGAGCGGCTGCCGCTCACTCCGATACCGACGTGGATGCGCAGGCAGGTCCAGCCCATTGCCGTCGGCGATGTGGTTGCCATCATCGCTCGCGCCCTGGGCGACACCGCCCGTCCCGGTTCCTTCGACATCGGGGGCACCGAAACGATGAGCTACCCGGAACTGCTGCAGGCGTACGGCAGCGTCGCCGGCCTGCGTCGCGCCCAGATTCCGGTCCCGCTGCTGCCGACCGGATTGGTGGGCCGTGCCGTCGCGATCATCACCGGCATGCCCCCGGGCACGGTGATCTCGTTGGTGGACAGCCTCACTCACGACATGGTGGTACGTCGAGGCAACGCCGCTACGGAGGTGTTCGCCGATCCGGATACGACGCCGATGAGAGTCCGAGAAGCCTTGCAGCGTTCCATCACCGTGGTGGCCGACGAGGGTACCGACGCTCACGCCGATCCCCAGGCCGCCGCCGACACCGATCCCGATTGGGCCGGTGGCGTCGTCGACATCGTCGACGGGCAGGTGCGGCAACGGCCGTCGGGAATTTTGGGCAAGGCCCAATTGGGAGCGACCCGCTAG
- a CDS encoding STAS domain-containing protein, which translates to MSADTNAGFSIQSSNDGRVAVIAVSGELDITTAPALATAIQAQIESTPSALIIDLSAVSFLASAAMTVLARTQKDHGETVTFSVVADGPTTSRPIKLMGLDQEFALHADLASARAALD; encoded by the coding sequence ATGTCTGCCGATACGAACGCCGGGTTCTCGATTCAATCCAGCAACGATGGCCGAGTAGCCGTCATTGCGGTGTCCGGCGAACTCGATATCACCACCGCACCGGCTCTCGCCACCGCCATCCAAGCGCAGATCGAGTCCACACCATCGGCCTTGATCATCGATCTGTCCGCCGTCTCGTTCCTGGCCTCGGCCGCGATGACCGTGCTGGCAAGGACGCAGAAAGATCACGGAGAGACGGTGACATTCTCGGTCGTCGCCGACGGACCGACCACCAGCCGTCCGATCAAGCTGATGGGCCTGGACCAGGAATTCGCACTGCATGCCGACCTGGCGTCAGCGCGCGCTGCTCTCGACTGA
- a CDS encoding PP2C family protein-serine/threonine phosphatase, translating to MINELDIEDLYENAPCGYLSVYPDMRIARLNTTLAGWLGFDVDALIGTDFTELLTGGGRIHYETHFGPILRMYGQLDGIALDFVTSDRRRLPVFMTANVKTDESGTPVLIRITALDARDRRTYERELLESRTRAELLAKTLQRSLLPPSLLPPSGMTAAAHYHAASSDEVGGDFYDLFPLSDDRWGFFLGDVCGKGASAAAVTSLTRYTLRAAAVYDHDPVAVLHNLDSVLRQEFRENNAQFCTAVFGVLSRSAEGFEVCMASGGHPPPLVIRTDGSAHYVFMTGGQLVGILRNARFVSATVTLDAGDTLMLYTDGLTEARVGTGRYDDDGALLDFATEHAPAAPAALIDHLRKLLNSFGDGLVDDAAVMALGVSSVESSAR from the coding sequence GTGATCAACGAACTCGACATCGAGGATCTCTACGAGAACGCGCCGTGCGGCTACCTGTCGGTCTATCCCGACATGCGGATCGCCCGACTCAACACGACGCTGGCGGGTTGGCTCGGTTTCGACGTCGACGCGTTGATCGGTACGGACTTCACCGAGTTGCTCACCGGTGGTGGACGCATTCACTACGAGACGCACTTCGGCCCCATCCTGCGGATGTACGGCCAGCTCGACGGCATCGCGTTGGACTTCGTGACGTCGGATCGTCGTCGGTTACCCGTCTTCATGACCGCGAACGTCAAGACCGACGAGTCCGGCACGCCGGTGCTGATCCGTATCACTGCGCTCGATGCCCGGGATCGACGCACCTACGAGCGTGAACTGCTCGAATCCCGCACGCGGGCAGAACTGCTGGCGAAAACACTGCAGCGGTCGCTGTTGCCGCCGAGTCTGCTACCGCCGTCGGGAATGACCGCGGCTGCTCATTACCACGCGGCATCGAGCGACGAGGTGGGCGGCGACTTCTACGATCTGTTTCCGCTCTCGGACGACCGGTGGGGATTCTTCCTCGGCGACGTGTGCGGAAAAGGCGCGTCGGCCGCAGCCGTCACCTCGCTGACGCGGTACACGTTGCGTGCGGCCGCGGTATACGACCACGATCCGGTGGCAGTGCTGCACAACCTGGATTCGGTTCTGCGTCAAGAATTTCGCGAGAACAACGCGCAGTTCTGTACGGCGGTGTTCGGTGTTCTCAGCCGTTCGGCAGAGGGATTCGAGGTGTGCATGGCCAGTGGTGGCCATCCGCCGCCGTTGGTGATTCGGACCGATGGCAGCGCGCACTACGTATTCATGACCGGCGGGCAGCTGGTGGGAATACTGCGCAACGCGCGCTTCGTCTCGGCCACGGTGACGCTGGATGCCGGCGACACCCTGATGCTCTACACGGACGGCCTCACCGAGGCTCGGGTGGGCACAGGCCGTTACGACGACGACGGCGCACTGCTGGATTTCGCAACCGAGCATGCTCCCGCAGCGCCGGCCGCCCTGATCGACCACTTGCGGAAACTGCTGAACAGCTTCGGCGACGGTCTGGTCGACGACGCGGCCGTCATGGCATTGGGAGTCTCGTCAGTCGAGAGCAGCGCGCGCTGA
- a CDS encoding citrate synthase 2, with the protein MTATIADSNSTVPEDFVSGLEGVVAFTSDIAEPDKDGGALRYRGVDIEELVAQNVTFGDVWALLVDGAFGRGLPPAEPFPLPIHTGDVRVDVQAGLAMLAPIWGYQPLLDIDDTTARDNLARASVMALSYVAQSARGIYQPAVPQTRIDQAATVTERFMVRWKGEPDPAHVAAIDAYWVSAAEHGMNASTFTARVIASTGADVAACLSGAIGAMSGPLHGGAPARVLPMIEQVERTGDARALITGILDRKEKLMGFGHRVYRAEDPRARVLRATAKRLNAPRYEVAAALEQAALTELRERRPDRAIETNVEFWAAVILDFAEVPAHMMPAMFTCGRTAGWCAHILEQKRLGKLVRPAALYTGPEPRTPESVDGWVARTPS; encoded by the coding sequence ATGACCGCCACGATCGCGGATTCGAACTCGACAGTCCCCGAGGATTTCGTCTCCGGTCTCGAAGGTGTCGTCGCGTTCACCTCCGACATCGCCGAACCCGACAAGGACGGCGGCGCACTGCGCTACCGCGGCGTCGACATCGAAGAACTCGTCGCACAGAACGTCACCTTCGGCGACGTCTGGGCCCTGCTCGTCGACGGCGCATTCGGCCGCGGCCTCCCACCGGCCGAACCCTTCCCCCTCCCCATCCACACCGGCGACGTCCGCGTCGACGTCCAAGCCGGCCTGGCGATGCTCGCCCCCATCTGGGGCTACCAACCCCTGCTCGACATCGACGACACCACCGCCCGCGACAACCTCGCCCGCGCCTCGGTGATGGCCCTGTCCTACGTCGCCCAATCCGCCCGCGGCATCTACCAACCCGCCGTCCCCCAGACCCGCATCGACCAGGCCGCCACCGTCACCGAACGCTTCATGGTCCGCTGGAAAGGCGAACCCGACCCCGCACACGTCGCCGCCATCGACGCCTACTGGGTCTCGGCCGCCGAACACGGCATGAACGCCTCCACCTTCACCGCCCGCGTCATCGCCTCCACCGGAGCCGACGTCGCCGCCTGCCTGTCCGGTGCCATCGGCGCCATGTCCGGACCCCTGCACGGCGGCGCCCCCGCCCGCGTACTACCGATGATCGAACAAGTCGAGAGGACCGGCGACGCCCGCGCCCTGATCACCGGCATCCTCGACCGCAAGGAAAAGCTCATGGGCTTCGGGCACCGCGTCTACCGCGCCGAAGACCCCCGCGCCCGCGTCCTACGCGCCACCGCGAAAAGGTTGAACGCACCCCGCTACGAGGTCGCTGCTGCGCTCGAGCAGGCCGCGTTGACCGAACTGCGTGAACGCCGCCCCGACCGCGCCATCGAAACCAACGTCGAATTCTGGGCCGCGGTGATCCTCGACTTCGCCGAAGTCCCCGCCCACATGATGCCCGCGATGTTCACCTGCGGACGCACCGCAGGCTGGTGCGCGCACATCCTCGAGCAGAAGCGCCTGGGCAAGCTCGTCCGCCCGGCTGCCCTGTACACCGGCCCCGAACCCCGCACCCCCGAGTCCGTCGACGGCTGGGTGGCGCGAACCCCATCCTGA
- a CDS encoding MCE family protein, with the protein MTGTPSPLQNRLLGIALVVLIVVFVGWSVTSYNKTFEDVVTVSLETDSVGNALPRNADVKVRGMIVGEVRSATTTDGVVTSELAIQPDMAEMIPSNATARLLPKTLFGERYVSLILPDGAPASPIGEGTVLKQDRSGNAIEVGQLLDGLLPLLQAVPPQDLSNTLGALAQGLSGRGEELGLTIDRLENIFAGLNTELPAIQQDLRGLADFSQTYSDAAPELINALDNLRTTGNTVVEKRPALETLYASVTSAAGTTADFLDANSADVIGLAANSREALEVFAEFSPALGCTVSQFAEGARRGKILLGDGDEYPGINVSMPLVNPKGRYLPNQDEPRLFEQTRGPSCYSSLDRYAGEYFPQYPGGSPNDGSYQVPTRNPGEQNVPVLPAPQLSPVPASYAGSVTEQQTLAVIYGGATGIEPDAVPSWTTTVGAPALRGTQVTFQ; encoded by the coding sequence GTGACCGGCACCCCCTCGCCGCTGCAGAACCGGCTTCTCGGAATTGCCCTCGTGGTACTCATCGTCGTGTTCGTCGGGTGGAGCGTCACCTCGTACAACAAGACGTTCGAGGACGTCGTGACCGTCTCCCTCGAGACCGACAGCGTCGGCAACGCTCTCCCCCGCAATGCCGATGTCAAGGTGCGCGGCATGATCGTCGGAGAAGTCCGATCGGCGACGACTACAGATGGCGTCGTGACCTCCGAGTTGGCGATCCAGCCGGACATGGCCGAGATGATTCCGTCGAACGCCACCGCACGGCTTCTCCCGAAGACACTGTTCGGCGAGCGGTACGTATCGCTGATACTTCCGGACGGCGCACCGGCCTCGCCGATCGGTGAGGGCACTGTCCTGAAGCAGGATCGCAGCGGCAATGCCATCGAGGTGGGACAGCTGCTCGACGGCCTGTTGCCGTTGCTCCAAGCCGTGCCGCCGCAGGACCTGTCGAACACACTCGGCGCTCTGGCGCAGGGTCTGAGCGGTCGCGGCGAGGAACTCGGCCTCACCATCGACCGCCTGGAGAACATCTTCGCCGGGCTCAACACCGAACTTCCCGCGATCCAGCAGGACCTGCGTGGTCTCGCGGACTTCTCGCAGACCTACTCCGATGCGGCTCCCGAATTGATCAATGCTCTGGACAATCTGCGGACCACCGGCAACACCGTCGTCGAGAAGCGCCCGGCCCTCGAGACGCTCTATGCCTCGGTCACCTCGGCCGCGGGCACGACCGCAGATTTCCTCGACGCCAACTCCGCCGACGTCATCGGCCTGGCCGCCAATTCGCGCGAGGCGCTCGAGGTGTTCGCCGAATTCTCCCCCGCTCTCGGCTGCACCGTCTCACAGTTCGCCGAGGGTGCCAGGCGCGGCAAGATCCTGCTCGGCGACGGTGACGAGTATCCCGGCATCAACGTGTCGATGCCCTTGGTCAATCCGAAGGGGCGTTACCTGCCCAACCAGGACGAACCGAGGCTGTTCGAGCAGACCCGAGGCCCGAGCTGCTACTCGTCCCTCGATCGCTATGCCGGCGAGTACTTCCCCCAGTATCCGGGCGGTTCACCCAACGACGGCTCGTACCAGGTGCCGACGAGGAACCCCGGCGAGCAGAACGTTCCCGTCCTCCCGGCACCACAGCTCTCCCCCGTACCCGCCTCGTACGCAGGCTCGGTCACCGAGCAACAGACCCTGGCGGTCATCTACGGCGGGGCCACCGGAATCGAGCCCGATGCAGTGCCGTCCTGGACGACGACGGTCGGAGCTCCCGCCCTCAGAGGAACGCAGGTCACCTTCCAGTAA
- a CDS encoding alpha/beta fold hydrolase yields the protein MNARTRNNVRVVGAADGPVVMLAHGFGCDQTLWRSVTDILAADFSVVLFDHVGSGASDPAAWDAEKYVPLDAYARDIVEIVEELDLCDVTFVGHSVASMMGVLAVQAAPDRFSKLFLLTPSPRYIDDGDYRGGFSREDIDELLESLDSNYLGWSASMAPIVVNAPDRPDLENMWTASFCRTDPECARVFARTTFLSDNRADLAGVTLPTMIVDCARDSLAPPQVGRYVHEHIAGSTLRTLDASGHCPHVTEPEQTAEAIATFVRSS from the coding sequence GTGAACGCACGAACCAGGAACAACGTCAGGGTCGTCGGGGCCGCCGACGGACCCGTGGTGATGCTGGCTCACGGGTTCGGCTGCGACCAGACGCTGTGGCGTTCGGTGACCGATATCCTGGCGGCGGATTTCTCGGTCGTGCTCTTCGATCACGTCGGGTCGGGCGCGTCGGACCCGGCCGCCTGGGATGCCGAGAAGTACGTGCCGTTGGACGCTTACGCCCGGGACATCGTCGAGATCGTCGAAGAACTCGACCTCTGCGACGTCACGTTCGTCGGTCACTCGGTGGCGTCGATGATGGGTGTTCTTGCGGTCCAGGCGGCTCCCGACCGGTTTTCCAAGCTCTTTCTCCTGACGCCGTCTCCGCGCTATATCGACGACGGTGATTACCGTGGCGGGTTCAGCCGTGAGGACATCGACGAGTTGCTCGAGTCGTTGGACAGCAACTATCTCGGCTGGTCCGCATCGATGGCACCGATCGTGGTGAATGCGCCGGATCGACCCGATCTGGAGAACATGTGGACCGCGAGCTTCTGCCGAACCGATCCCGAGTGCGCACGGGTGTTCGCCCGCACCACGTTCCTGTCCGACAATCGCGCTGATTTGGCCGGGGTCACCCTGCCCACGATGATCGTCGACTGCGCCAGAGATTCGCTGGCCCCGCCTCAGGTCGGCAGGTACGTTCACGAACACATTGCGGGCAGCACCCTGAGGACTCTCGACGCGAGCGGCCACTGCCCGCACGTCACCGAACCGGAGCAGACCGCCGAGGCGATTGCGACCTTCGTGAGATCGTCGTGA
- a CDS encoding IclR family transcriptional regulator: MAGNVRDPGASVASRLLAVLSVFDEHAPALTLTELADGANLPIATTHRLVRELVDWGALVRSDDGRYVVGRRLWKLGLLAPDQSDLREIASPFLHDIYGATLATVHLAIRDGDEVLYLDRLAGHASVPAISRVGARLPLHSTGVGKVLLAYAPREVHDHVLRNLTRITPFTVTRPAQLENELRRVHREGYAQTVEEMTLGACSVAVPIRDGENVVASLGLVVPSIGRDRVRLVAALQVAAQGIGRSLRTG, translated from the coding sequence ATGGCTGGGAACGTGCGGGATCCCGGGGCCTCGGTGGCCTCGCGGCTGCTGGCTGTGCTGTCGGTGTTCGACGAACATGCCCCTGCGTTGACGTTGACCGAATTGGCCGATGGCGCAAACCTTCCCATCGCCACGACCCACCGCCTGGTGCGTGAACTGGTCGACTGGGGAGCGCTCGTGCGCTCGGACGACGGTCGGTACGTAGTGGGGCGTCGACTGTGGAAGCTCGGATTGTTGGCACCGGATCAGTCCGATCTGCGCGAGATCGCGTCGCCGTTTCTGCACGACATCTACGGTGCGACTCTCGCGACGGTGCACCTGGCCATTCGGGACGGCGACGAGGTGTTGTACCTCGACAGGTTGGCAGGCCACGCGTCGGTGCCTGCCATCAGTCGGGTGGGTGCGCGATTGCCGTTGCACTCGACCGGGGTGGGCAAAGTGCTGTTGGCGTACGCGCCGAGGGAGGTACACGATCACGTGCTTCGAAACCTGACTCGCATCACCCCGTTCACGGTCACTCGACCGGCGCAGTTGGAGAACGAACTACGCCGGGTCCATCGCGAGGGATACGCGCAGACGGTCGAGGAGATGACCCTCGGGGCATGCTCTGTGGCCGTTCCGATTCGCGACGGCGAGAACGTGGTCGCCTCGCTGGGGCTCGTGGTTCCGAGTATCGGGCGTGATCGCGTCAGACTGGTTGCGGCGCTACAGGTTGCGGCCCAGGGAATCGGCCGCAGTCTGAGAACTGGGTAG
- a CDS encoding MFS transporter, which yields MSDIDAASARTAVAVRATYIAFIGAGFAFASWASRIPQVRDRLELTSSQLGIVLLAIAVGSLLALPMSGIIINRFGSRLTVTVMSLVLAAGLTIIATGYLVGVVPLLIGLFVLGFANGAWDVAMNVHGAVAERRLGRSIMPRFHAGFSAGTVVGALIGTAMVALNISVTVHLLTVAAVIACTIPWGVRSFLNESDAEPEQPAADASRPHALARWKEPRTLLIGVVALSFAFAEGSGNDWLNIALIDGYDASAVAGTLAFTTFLVAMTAVRWFGNGLLDRYGRVVVLRGLAAVSVVGVLLFVLSPVVPLAFLGAFLWGSGVSLGFPVAMSAAADEPAAAAARVSVVASIGYFAFLGGPPLIGFLGGHGDVLHALLVVAGLLACSLLVMGALRPLPGSNSRH from the coding sequence GTGTCTGATATCGACGCCGCCTCGGCGCGCACGGCCGTGGCGGTGCGGGCGACCTATATCGCGTTCATCGGGGCCGGCTTCGCCTTCGCCAGTTGGGCTTCTCGGATCCCGCAGGTGCGCGATCGCCTCGAACTCACCTCGTCTCAACTCGGAATCGTGTTGCTCGCCATCGCAGTCGGATCCCTGCTCGCGCTGCCGATGTCCGGAATCATCATCAACCGCTTCGGGTCTCGGCTCACGGTCACCGTCATGTCCCTCGTTCTCGCGGCCGGTCTGACGATCATCGCCACCGGCTATCTCGTGGGTGTAGTGCCGTTGCTCATCGGACTGTTCGTGCTCGGATTCGCCAACGGTGCATGGGATGTCGCCATGAACGTCCACGGTGCGGTGGCCGAACGTCGGCTCGGGCGCTCGATCATGCCGCGGTTCCACGCGGGTTTCAGCGCCGGCACTGTGGTGGGAGCCCTGATCGGCACTGCGATGGTGGCGCTGAACATCTCGGTCACGGTGCATCTGCTGACGGTCGCAGCCGTGATCGCCTGCACCATTCCGTGGGGAGTGCGCAGCTTCCTGAACGAATCCGATGCCGAACCCGAACAGCCGGCGGCCGACGCCTCGCGGCCGCACGCCCTCGCGCGGTGGAAGGAACCGCGCACCCTGCTGATCGGCGTCGTTGCCTTGTCGTTCGCGTTTGCCGAGGGCAGCGGAAACGATTGGCTCAACATCGCATTGATCGACGGATACGACGCGTCGGCCGTGGCTGGAACCCTCGCCTTCACCACGTTTCTGGTGGCTATGACCGCTGTGCGGTGGTTCGGTAACGGATTGCTCGATCGCTACGGTCGAGTCGTCGTACTCCGAGGATTGGCAGCCGTCTCGGTGGTCGGAGTGCTGTTGTTCGTGCTCAGTCCGGTTGTGCCGCTGGCGTTTCTGGGCGCATTCCTGTGGGGATCGGGCGTCTCGCTCGGGTTCCCCGTTGCCATGAGCGCAGCCGCCGACGAGCCCGCTGCCGCAGCCGCACGCGTGAGTGTGGTGGCCTCCATCGGATACTTCGCCTTCCTGGGCGGCCCGCCCCTGATCGGTTTCCTCGGCGGTCATGGTGATGTGCTCCACGCGTTGCTCGTCGTTGCGGGTCTTCTCGCATGTTCGCTGCTCGTGATGGGAGCGCTGCGACCTCTTCCGGGGTCGAATTCCCGACACTGA